In Bartonella bovis 91-4, the following proteins share a genomic window:
- a CDS encoding head-tail joining protein has protein sequence MQWYGLISQMVEDVRDTFGQPIIYTRKKTGQSFHITAIYSIKHAEQEAGGRVKTTIPRKELDVCINDIGGVLPELGDCIVILPPKEIDTNKMTSSQENFTVSNVQASESNMYKLILREDAVANVK, from the coding sequence ATGCAATGGTATGGGCTGATCAGTCAAATGGTTGAAGATGTACGCGATACCTTTGGTCAGCCCATTATCTATACACGAAAGAAAACAGGGCAATCTTTTCATATCACAGCTATTTATAGTATTAAGCATGCTGAGCAAGAAGCTGGGGGAAGAGTCAAAACAACAATCCCAAGGAAAGAGCTCGATGTCTGTATCAATGATATTGGTGGCGTGCTCCCTGAACTAGGAGATTGTATTGTTATTTTACCCCCTAAAGAAATTGACACCAATAAAATGACTTCTTCCCAAGAAAATTTTACTGTCTCAAATGTACAAGCCTCGGAATCAAATATGTATAAGCTTATCCTACGTGAGGACGCTGTGGCTAACGTGAAGTAA
- a CDS encoding type II toxin-antitoxin system HicB family antitoxin, whose amino-acid sequence MNNNHYTYRVLWSQEDEEYVGLCAEFPSLSWLDVKAENALKGIMNLVTEVVEDMQRNGEDVPIPLSHVKYSGKFQLRIPPELHRQLAIQAAENGVSLNRYISSKL is encoded by the coding sequence ATGAACAATAATCATTATACGTATCGTGTTCTGTGGTCGCAAGAAGATGAGGAATATGTTGGTTTATGTGCTGAATTTCCTTCTCTTTCATGGTTAGATGTTAAAGCAGAGAACGCTTTAAAGGGTATTATGAATCTCGTTACAGAAGTTGTTGAGGACATGCAACGCAATGGAGAGGATGTTCCTATACCTTTGTCACATGTAAAATATAGTGGCAAATTTCAGTTAAGAATACCACCAGAACTCCACAGACAATTAGCAATTCAAGCTGCTGAAAATGGTGTGAGTTTAAATAGATATATTTCTTCTAAATTGTAG
- a CDS encoding BrnT family toxin: MKIVWDEPKRVSNIDKHKLDFADVIYFDWERAFIDATHSNRMKAIGHFADNTAVIIFAKLGVEAISIISFRQANKKEREVFNDYQRNL; encoded by the coding sequence ATGAAGATAGTGTGGGATGAACCCAAAAGAGTTTCGAACATTGATAAACATAAACTTGATTTTGCAGATGTTATTTATTTTGACTGGGAGCGTGCCTTTATTGATGCAACACATTCAAACCGCATGAAAGCTATCGGACATTTTGCTGACAACACAGCAGTTATTATTTTTGCAAAACTGGGTGTTGAAGCAATATCTATTATCAGTTTTCGTCAAGCAAATAAGAAAGAAAGAGAGGTTTTTAATGACTACCAAAGAAACCTTTAA
- a CDS encoding GPW/gp25 family protein, with amino-acid sequence MNCQTGKSMSGVDHLRQSIMDILMTRIGTRVMRRNYGSRVLDLIDDPVNDTFKVAIYAAVAEALDRWEPRFKLKQVNLTSVETGKVFMSFEGIYAPSGKPITMEGLQIG; translated from the coding sequence ATGAATTGTCAGACAGGCAAATCCATGTCTGGAGTTGATCACTTGCGTCAGTCCATTATGGATATTTTAATGACACGGATAGGAACACGGGTTATGCGTCGCAATTATGGTTCGCGTGTTCTTGATTTGATTGATGATCCAGTCAATGACACCTTTAAAGTAGCCATTTATGCAGCTGTTGCAGAGGCTTTAGATAGGTGGGAGCCTCGTTTTAAGCTTAAACAAGTGAATTTAACTTCTGTTGAGACAGGAAAAGTTTTCATGTCCTTTGAAGGAATTTACGCCCCTTCAGGAAAGCCCATCACGATGGAAGGATTGCAGATAGGATGA
- a CDS encoding BrnA antitoxin family protein: MTTKETFKEGCGYTKEDWDAVDSPPLTDEELARLKPAKEILPTSFFKYVIQERRKRGRPPVKFPKQAITLRLDPKVVASFKKQGKDWRTRMGEILTKASGC, encoded by the coding sequence ATGACTACCAAAGAAACCTTTAAAGAAGGATGTGGCTACACAAAAGAAGATTGGGACGCCGTGGATTCACCACCACTTACAGACGAGGAGCTTGCACGCTTAAAACCAGCTAAAGAAATTTTACCTACCTCCTTTTTTAAATATGTAATACAAGAGCGTCGTAAGCGTGGACGTCCACCAGTTAAATTTCCAAAACAAGCAATTACTCTACGTCTTGACCCTAAAGTTGTAGCCTCTTTTAAGAAACAAGGTAAAGACTGGCGTACACGTATGGGTGAAATCTTAACAAAAGCAAGTGGTTGCTAA
- a CDS encoding phage baseplate assembly protein V translates to MLERRDREITDLKRRVANMVMVGTISHVDHKNARYRVQSGNIVSDWIPDTQARAGKTRSYEGRDVGEQVIVLSTSGDLSQGMIIGSIHTDANQAADKGNIHTTIYPDGTTVEYDDETSTYSLTIKSEGKFILTISDGVSMKGEGGELEITAPDGIKIISESDMTLKADGNMTLEAEGNVSIKSSDGVSLESGNDMSLKSSGSAFLESGSHMSLKSSSGTSLKAGGEVSVKSSGLKHNGVNVGSGHKHPGVTSGGAITGGPI, encoded by the coding sequence ATGTTAGAGCGGCGTGACAGAGAAATTACAGATTTAAAAAGACGTGTGGCCAATATGGTTATGGTAGGTACGATTAGTCACGTTGATCATAAAAACGCACGCTATCGTGTTCAAAGCGGTAATATTGTAAGCGATTGGATTCCAGACACACAAGCTCGTGCAGGAAAAACGCGTTCCTATGAAGGACGTGATGTGGGCGAGCAAGTTATTGTCCTTTCCACATCAGGTGATTTATCGCAAGGGATGATTATTGGCTCTATTCATACAGATGCCAATCAAGCAGCTGATAAGGGCAATATTCATACAACCATATATCCTGATGGCACAACGGTTGAATATGATGATGAAACAAGCACTTATTCATTGACGATCAAATCAGAAGGCAAATTCATTTTAACGATATCCGATGGGGTTTCCATGAAAGGTGAAGGAGGTGAATTAGAAATCACCGCTCCAGATGGCATAAAGATTATTTCAGAAAGTGACATGACTTTAAAGGCAGATGGAAACATGACACTGGAGGCAGAGGGAAATGTTTCTATCAAATCAAGTGATGGGGTTTCTCTTGAATCAGGCAATGATATGTCACTCAAATCAAGTGGCAGTGCATTTCTTGAGTCAGGCAGTCATATGTCCCTTAAATCAAGTAGTGGCACCTCTCTCAAAGCGGGTGGTGAGGTGTCCGTTAAGTCGAGTGGGTTAAAGCACAACGGTGTTAACGTTGGAAGTGGCCATAAACACCCTGGTGTTACATCTGGTGGTGCTATAACGGGAGGCCCTATTTGA
- a CDS encoding head decoration protein, producing the protein MSKVFYEGPRDSAYLGRYNPDMSNEEVIFAKGSEVAAGTVMGLVTSTGKYVPFNPNAEDGSQIPAGISYANVDASQSDQRATITVRLCTLKASELIWPEKIDEEKKEVAIQTLEKNNVLLR; encoded by the coding sequence ATGAGTAAAGTTTTTTATGAGGGCCCTCGTGATAGCGCTTATCTTGGGCGTTATAACCCTGACATGTCAAACGAGGAAGTAATCTTTGCAAAAGGATCTGAAGTTGCAGCAGGAACCGTCATGGGGCTCGTAACATCAACGGGCAAATATGTGCCGTTTAATCCCAATGCAGAAGATGGCAGTCAAATTCCAGCGGGCATTTCTTATGCCAATGTTGATGCATCACAAAGCGATCAACGGGCAACGATTACAGTGCGTTTATGCACGCTCAAAGCATCTGAACTGATATGGCCTGAGAAAATTGATGAAGAGAAAAAGGAAGTGGCCATTCAAACCTTAGAAAAAAACAACGTTTTATTGCGATAG
- a CDS encoding major capsid protein produces the protein MDMDFFNHNAFSSTTMMRAIENYEFKPGLVGSLNLFEEVESKAKVVGIERRDNTLSLIQTSKRGAPLIEADRDGRNLRFFQTTRIAKGDTITSEEIQDRREFGTEDQLETAMKYIAKRQKKLIEEIELTWENMQLGAIQGAVLDADGSMIIDWYKEWGIEQPKAIDFKLDDDTTDVANMVDQVVMKMIEASRGAFSDRSWIVGLCGYEFFSKLKSHKTIRETYLNTSLAQILNSPGGVATPGAIGSGSFGSFDFAGVTFINYRSIYNYNAGSQQGTKRALGIKPNECQFVPVKAPGVFQKTFAPGESMEFVNTVGKPLYTVLVTDKERNAWVKPEVYSYPLFICTRPEMLFKAVVKAQ, from the coding sequence ATGGATATGGATTTTTTTAATCACAATGCTTTTTCATCAACAACAATGATGAGAGCAATTGAAAATTATGAATTTAAACCTGGTTTAGTTGGTTCACTTAATCTTTTTGAAGAAGTTGAATCAAAGGCAAAAGTAGTTGGTATTGAAAGACGTGATAATACGTTATCACTTATTCAAACCAGTAAACGTGGCGCACCTTTAATAGAAGCCGATAGAGATGGCCGTAATCTTCGATTTTTCCAAACAACACGTATTGCTAAAGGGGACACTATAACATCAGAAGAAATTCAAGACCGGCGAGAATTTGGTACAGAAGATCAACTTGAAACGGCAATGAAATATATTGCTAAAAGACAAAAGAAGCTGATTGAGGAAATTGAGCTGACTTGGGAAAATATGCAGCTTGGAGCTATTCAAGGTGCTGTTCTTGATGCTGACGGATCAATGATCATTGATTGGTACAAGGAATGGGGTATCGAACAACCAAAGGCTATTGATTTTAAACTCGATGATGACACAACAGATGTTGCCAATATGGTTGATCAAGTCGTCATGAAGATGATTGAAGCATCACGCGGTGCATTTTCTGATCGGTCTTGGATTGTTGGGCTTTGTGGATATGAATTCTTTTCTAAGTTAAAAAGCCACAAAACAATTCGTGAAACCTATTTAAATACATCTCTAGCTCAGATATTAAATAGTCCAGGAGGGGTAGCAACACCTGGCGCTATAGGATCTGGAAGCTTTGGAAGTTTTGATTTTGCTGGTGTGACATTCATCAATTATCGGAGTATTTATAATTATAATGCGGGCTCTCAACAAGGTACCAAGCGAGCTTTGGGTATCAAACCTAATGAATGTCAATTCGTTCCTGTTAAAGCTCCTGGTGTATTCCAAAAAACTTTTGCTCCGGGTGAAAGCATGGAGTTTGTCAATACAGTCGGCAAACCTCTTTATACAGTTCTTGTAACTGATAAAGAACGCAACGCATGGGTGAAACCTGAGGTATACAGTTACCCGCTCTTTATTTGCACACGTCCTGAAATGCTTTTCAAAGCAGTGGTAAAGGCGCAATAA